One part of the Ralstonia pickettii genome encodes these proteins:
- a CDS encoding acetyl-CoA hydrolase/transferase family protein — MTSDIGGRIRLQSLLDKVVSADEAATLIHDGMTVGMSGFTRAGDCKAVPFALARRAAHEPLRITLMTGASLGNDIDKVLAEADVIARRLPFQADATLRRKINAGEVMFIDQHLSETVEQLRSRQIAPLDVAVVEATAITENGGIVPTTSVGNSASFAVLAKQVIVEINLNMPANLEGLHDIFFPVQRPYRQPIPLIAAEQRIGLPSIPIDPRKIAAIVITGQDDSPSNVLPPDAETNAIAGHLNAFLAREVRTGRLSPTLQPLQAGIGTISNAVLHGFIDSPFHDLKMYSEVLQDSSIELLDSGKLAFASASSITLSRPIYKRFLSELERYKTRVILRPQEISNHPEVIRRLGLITINTALECDIYGNVNSTHVGGTHMMNGIGGSGDFSRNAHLSVFVTKSLAKDGDISSIVPMVSHVDHTEHDVDIIVTEHGLADLRGLAPRERAVQIISNCADPRYRELLRDYVVRAQRRGGHTPHLLEEAPAWHVRFRDQGSMASAGLTGESLLPEPALSA, encoded by the coding sequence ATGACCTCTGATATTGGCGGCCGCATTCGCCTGCAATCCCTGCTCGATAAAGTGGTGTCTGCGGACGAAGCCGCGACCCTGATCCACGATGGCATGACGGTCGGCATGAGCGGTTTCACCCGTGCCGGCGACTGCAAGGCCGTGCCGTTTGCCCTGGCCCGGCGTGCCGCGCACGAGCCGCTGCGCATTACGCTCATGACCGGCGCATCGCTGGGTAACGACATTGACAAGGTATTGGCCGAAGCCGATGTGATTGCCCGTCGCCTGCCGTTCCAGGCCGATGCCACCCTTCGGCGCAAGATCAACGCAGGCGAGGTCATGTTCATTGACCAGCACTTGTCGGAAACCGTCGAGCAACTGCGTTCGCGGCAGATTGCACCGCTGGATGTGGCGGTGGTCGAAGCCACCGCCATCACCGAGAACGGCGGCATCGTGCCGACGACGTCGGTGGGCAACTCTGCAAGTTTCGCCGTGCTGGCGAAGCAGGTGATCGTCGAGATCAACCTGAACATGCCCGCCAATCTGGAAGGGCTGCACGATATCTTCTTTCCGGTGCAGCGGCCCTATCGCCAGCCGATTCCACTCATTGCAGCGGAGCAGCGCATCGGCCTGCCGTCTATCCCGATCGACCCGCGCAAGATCGCTGCCATCGTCATCACGGGGCAGGACGACAGCCCGTCCAACGTGTTGCCCCCCGATGCGGAGACCAATGCCATCGCGGGGCATCTGAACGCATTCCTGGCGCGCGAGGTGCGCACGGGCCGTCTTTCGCCCACGCTGCAGCCGCTGCAGGCGGGTATCGGAACGATCTCCAACGCGGTCCTGCATGGCTTCATCGACTCGCCGTTCCATGACCTCAAGATGTATTCGGAGGTTTTGCAGGACAGCTCCATCGAGCTGCTCGACTCGGGCAAGCTGGCGTTTGCCTCGGCTTCGTCGATCACGCTGTCACGCCCGATCTACAAGCGGTTTCTGTCAGAGCTGGAACGCTACAAGACGCGGGTGATTCTGCGACCGCAGGAGATCAGCAACCACCCTGAAGTGATCCGCCGCTTGGGCCTGATCACCATCAATACCGCGCTGGAATGCGATATCTACGGCAACGTGAATTCGACGCACGTGGGCGGAACGCACATGATGAACGGCATCGGCGGCTCGGGCGACTTCTCGCGCAACGCGCATCTGTCGGTCTTCGTGACCAAGTCATTGGCCAAGGACGGCGACATTTCGAGCATCGTCCCGATGGTCTCGCATGTGGACCATACCGAACACGACGTCGACATCATCGTCACCGAACATGGACTGGCCGATCTGCGCGGGTTGGCGCCGCGCGAGCGTGCTGTGCAGATCATCAGCAACTGCGCTGATCCGCGCTACCGCGAGCTGCTGCGCGACTACGTTGTGCGCGCGCAGCGGCGCGGCGGGCATACGCCCCACCTCCTGGAGGAGGCGCCGGCCTGGCATGTCCGGTTTCGCGACCAGGGCTCGATGGCCTCAGCCGGGCTCACAGGTGAAAGCCTGCTCCCGGAACCCGCCCTCAGCGCTTGA
- a CDS encoding LysR family transcriptional regulator, producing MPIDIRALRYFVETARLQSFTQAASSLSVTQSTVSKMVRQLENEVGQPLLIREGKQVRLTDVGRVVYARGQETLGVVHRLTLEVADLSSLGRGELTVGIPPMVNLFFSPVVSAFRQRYPNLVLNLAEYGGKTVEQQVASGELEVGATVLPGDSGLELATRQFAKYPIWVVGPRKAKWAKGRTVTLTALRDEPLLLLAEDFSLTRKLRQAFLEARIEPHIAARSGHWEFLASMAAAGLGTTFLPQPLVANLANRDKLAVARLTAPDMDWALAHLWSPGRYLSHAARAWLATCQEVLGA from the coding sequence GTGCCCATCGATATCCGAGCGCTTCGTTACTTTGTCGAGACCGCGCGGCTGCAAAGCTTCACGCAAGCGGCGAGTTCGCTCTCGGTCACCCAGTCCACCGTCAGCAAAATGGTGCGTCAGCTGGAAAACGAAGTTGGCCAGCCTTTGTTGATCCGCGAAGGCAAGCAGGTGCGGCTCACCGACGTGGGCCGCGTCGTGTACGCGCGGGGCCAGGAAACGCTGGGCGTGGTGCACAGGCTGACGCTTGAAGTCGCTGATCTGTCCTCGCTCGGACGGGGCGAACTGACGGTCGGCATCCCACCGATGGTGAATCTGTTCTTTTCGCCCGTCGTGAGCGCGTTTCGTCAGCGTTATCCGAATCTGGTACTGAACTTGGCAGAGTACGGCGGCAAGACGGTGGAACAGCAGGTGGCCAGCGGCGAACTGGAGGTGGGCGCCACCGTTCTTCCCGGCGATAGCGGCCTTGAACTCGCTACGCGGCAGTTTGCAAAGTATCCGATCTGGGTGGTGGGACCGCGCAAAGCGAAATGGGCCAAAGGCAGGACCGTCACCCTCACGGCACTGCGCGACGAACCCCTGCTATTGCTGGCCGAGGATTTCTCCCTGACGCGCAAGCTGCGACAGGCCTTTCTCGAAGCCCGTATCGAGCCGCACATCGCTGCGCGGAGCGGGCATTGGGAATTCCTCGCCTCGATGGCCGCTGCGGGACTGGGCACGACTTTTTTGCCGCAGCCGCTGGTGGCCAACCTTGCGAACCGTGACAAGCTGGCCGTGGCACGCCTGACCGCCCCCGACATGGATTGGGCGCTCGCGCACCTGTGGTCGCCCGGCCGCTACCTGTCGCACGCCGCTCGCGCGTGGCTCGCGACGTGCCAGGAAGTGCTCGGCGCCTGA
- a CDS encoding aldehyde dehydrogenase family protein: MQQRDKLFINGKWVAPQGKGVIEVIHSATEAVMGTIPEGSAADAEAAVAAARAAFDDWAATPVAKRAEYIQKIADGLHARSEELAQLIAGEVGMPIKLARAIQVGGPVYNWSNFAKLLSTFEFEEHVGNSLVVREPVGVVGAITPWNYPLNQITLKVAPALAAGCTVVLKPSEVAPLNAFVLAEVIEEAGLPPGVFNLVTGYGPVVGEVLASDPEVDMVSFTGSTRAGKRVAELASQSVKRVALELGGKSASVILDDADLASAVKGTLSACFLNSGQTCSAHTRMLVPRAKYEEVKALAAQFAAAYVPGDPAQESTRLGPLISAVQRDRVLGYIRKGLEEGAELITGGADTPEGLTTGYFVKPTVLGNVKTTDTVAREEIFGPVLTVICYDDEEEAVRIANDSIYGLGGGVWSGDEARAIRVARRIRTGQVNINGGPFNMQAPFGGYKQSGNGRENGKYGLEEFLEYKALQLNPAKTA; the protein is encoded by the coding sequence ATGCAGCAACGCGACAAGCTTTTTATCAATGGCAAGTGGGTGGCGCCGCAGGGCAAGGGCGTCATTGAAGTGATTCATTCGGCCACGGAAGCCGTGATGGGGACCATTCCCGAAGGCAGCGCGGCAGACGCTGAAGCCGCCGTGGCCGCCGCGCGCGCCGCATTTGATGACTGGGCTGCTACGCCCGTGGCCAAGCGCGCCGAGTACATCCAAAAGATTGCCGACGGCCTGCATGCCCGCAGCGAAGAACTGGCGCAGCTGATTGCCGGTGAAGTCGGCATGCCGATCAAGTTGGCGCGTGCCATCCAGGTGGGCGGCCCCGTCTACAACTGGAGCAATTTCGCCAAGCTGCTCAGCACGTTTGAATTTGAAGAGCACGTTGGCAACTCGCTGGTGGTGCGCGAGCCCGTGGGTGTGGTGGGCGCCATCACGCCGTGGAACTACCCGCTCAACCAGATCACGCTGAAGGTTGCGCCCGCGCTGGCGGCCGGCTGCACGGTGGTGCTCAAGCCGTCGGAAGTGGCACCGCTCAACGCCTTCGTGCTGGCGGAAGTCATTGAAGAAGCCGGCCTGCCGCCGGGCGTGTTCAACCTGGTCACCGGCTATGGCCCGGTGGTGGGCGAGGTGCTGGCAAGCGACCCCGAGGTCGACATGGTGTCGTTCACGGGCTCCACGCGTGCGGGCAAGCGCGTGGCGGAACTCGCATCGCAGTCGGTCAAGCGGGTGGCGCTGGAGTTGGGCGGCAAGTCGGCCTCGGTGATCCTGGATGACGCGGACCTGGCATCGGCGGTCAAGGGCACGCTGTCGGCATGTTTCTTGAACTCGGGGCAGACGTGCTCGGCGCACACGCGCATGCTGGTGCCGCGCGCCAAGTATGAAGAGGTGAAGGCGCTGGCCGCACAGTTTGCCGCTGCGTACGTGCCGGGCGATCCGGCGCAGGAAAGCACGCGCCTGGGGCCGCTCATCTCTGCCGTGCAGCGCGACCGCGTGCTGGGCTACATCCGCAAGGGGCTGGAGGAGGGCGCAGAACTCATTACCGGCGGCGCCGACACGCCCGAAGGCCTGACCACCGGTTACTTCGTCAAGCCGACGGTGCTGGGCAACGTCAAGACCACCGACACCGTCGCGCGCGAAGAAATCTTCGGCCCTGTGCTGACCGTCATCTGCTACGACGACGAGGAAGAGGCCGTCCGGATTGCCAACGACAGCATCTACGGCCTGGGCGGCGGTGTGTGGTCGGGCGACGAGGCCCGGGCGATTCGGGTGGCGCGGCGCATCCGCACGGGCCAGGTCAATATCAACGGCGGGCCGTTCAACATGCAGGCACCGTTTGGCGGCTACAAGCAATCCGGCAACGGGCGGGAAAACGGCAAGTACGGCCTGGAGGAGTTCCTGGAGTACAAGGCGCTGCAACTCAATCCCGCCAAGACGGCCTGA
- a CDS encoding DUF1289 domain-containing protein, translating into MTESTAFSPMPDDATSASDSTLLGRPDSPCIGICSTLFDEVCQGCGRTQLEVSNWVFMTDEERNAVWTRILAEGTAQGYNADGSRK; encoded by the coding sequence ATGACCGAATCGACCGCTTTCAGCCCCATGCCAGACGACGCAACCAGTGCTTCCGACAGCACCCTGCTGGGCCGCCCAGACAGCCCCTGCATCGGCATCTGCTCGACGCTCTTCGACGAGGTTTGCCAGGGCTGCGGGCGCACGCAACTGGAGGTCAGCAACTGGGTCTTCATGACCGACGAAGAGCGCAACGCGGTCTGGACGCGCATCCTGGCCGAAGGCACCGCCCAGGGCTACAACGCTGACGGCAGCCGCAAGTAG
- a CDS encoding glycoside hydrolase family 15 protein, translating into MPSRIEDYALIGDCETAALVSRDGSIDWLCWPRFDSGACFAALLGTPDHGRWRIAPQGEVRATRRRYLPGTLVLETVFETDTGSASVTDLMTARLPGTAGARDDTSDLIRIVRGLSGTVDMRMDLTLRFDYGASVPWVSRVSEVTGAPADGPCDMPDCVLRAVAGPNMTTVRTAAPIRGENLSTVADFTVSEGEAVPFVLTHSPSHLPLPASIDALEAQVDIEARWRAWGGRCHGAGEWTEAVERSLITLKALTYHRTGGVVAAPTTSLPEQLGGVRNWDYRYCWLRDATLTLLALMNAGFYDEARSWRQWLERAIAGSPAQVQIMYGIAGERRLGEWTVPWLPGYEGAQPVRVGNAAAQQLQLDVYGELMDALFIARKGGLDGDDASWRLQVALMTHLESIWQTPDQGIWEVRGPSRHFTHSKVMAWVAFDRAVKTIEQFNVDGPVERWRVVRDSIHAEVCAHGYNAARGCFVQSYDSDELDAALLMLPLVGFLPASDPRIQGTVKAIEEDLLVDGLVRRYRTEAATDGLPEGEGVFLACSFWYVDNLVMQGRHDEARALFTKLLALRNDVGLLAEEYDPRLRRLVGNFPQAFSHIALVNSALALSKAADHVSQRTGEPPCS; encoded by the coding sequence ATGCCCTCAAGAATCGAAGATTACGCGTTGATTGGCGATTGTGAAACCGCGGCACTGGTTTCGCGTGACGGCTCCATCGATTGGCTCTGCTGGCCACGGTTCGATTCAGGCGCCTGTTTTGCCGCGCTGCTCGGCACGCCGGACCACGGCCGATGGCGCATCGCACCGCAAGGCGAGGTCCGCGCCACGCGCCGGCGCTACCTGCCTGGCACGCTCGTGCTGGAGACCGTCTTCGAAACCGACACCGGTTCCGCCAGCGTGACCGACCTGATGACGGCCCGTCTGCCCGGCACCGCCGGCGCACGGGACGACACCTCCGACCTCATCCGCATCGTGCGCGGGCTCTCCGGCACCGTCGATATGCGCATGGACCTGACCCTGCGGTTCGACTACGGCGCGTCTGTACCGTGGGTCAGCCGCGTGTCCGAAGTGACGGGCGCCCCGGCTGACGGCCCGTGCGACATGCCCGATTGCGTGCTGCGGGCCGTGGCCGGGCCCAACATGACGACAGTGCGCACCGCCGCCCCCATCCGCGGCGAAAACCTTTCCACCGTGGCCGATTTCACGGTAAGCGAAGGCGAAGCGGTCCCGTTTGTACTCACGCATTCGCCGTCGCACCTGCCGTTACCGGCATCGATCGACGCGTTGGAAGCCCAGGTCGACATCGAGGCGCGCTGGCGCGCATGGGGTGGCCGCTGCCACGGCGCAGGCGAATGGACCGAAGCCGTAGAGCGCTCCCTGATCACGCTCAAGGCGCTCACGTACCACCGCACCGGCGGTGTCGTGGCCGCGCCCACAACGTCGTTGCCGGAACAGCTTGGAGGCGTGCGCAACTGGGATTACCGCTACTGCTGGCTGCGCGACGCCACCCTCACGCTGCTCGCGCTGATGAACGCCGGCTTCTACGACGAGGCCCGCAGCTGGCGCCAATGGCTCGAACGCGCGATTGCCGGCAGCCCGGCGCAAGTGCAGATCATGTACGGCATTGCCGGGGAGCGCCGCCTGGGCGAATGGACCGTCCCCTGGCTGCCCGGCTACGAGGGCGCCCAGCCCGTGCGCGTGGGCAATGCGGCCGCGCAGCAACTGCAGCTCGATGTGTATGGCGAGTTGATGGACGCCCTCTTCATCGCTCGCAAAGGTGGCCTCGACGGCGACGATGCCTCGTGGCGCCTGCAGGTTGCGCTGATGACGCATCTGGAAAGCATCTGGCAAACGCCGGACCAGGGCATCTGGGAAGTCCGCGGCCCCTCGCGCCATTTCACGCACTCCAAGGTCATGGCGTGGGTGGCGTTCGACCGCGCCGTCAAAACCATCGAGCAATTCAACGTTGATGGCCCGGTAGAGCGCTGGCGCGTCGTGCGCGACAGCATCCACGCAGAGGTCTGTGCCCACGGCTACAACGCCGCGCGTGGCTGCTTCGTGCAGAGCTACGACAGCGACGAACTGGATGCCGCGCTTCTCATGCTGCCGCTGGTGGGTTTTCTGCCGGCATCCGACCCGCGCATCCAGGGCACGGTCAAGGCCATCGAAGAAGACCTGCTCGTCGATGGCCTCGTGCGCCGCTACCGCACCGAAGCGGCGACCGACGGCCTGCCCGAGGGCGAAGGCGTATTCCTTGCCTGCAGCTTCTGGTACGTCGACAACCTCGTCATGCAGGGCCGCCATGACGAAGCGCGCGCGCTCTTTACCAAGCTGCTGGCGCTGCGCAATGACGTGGGCCTGCTGGCTGAAGAATACGACCCACGCCTGCGTCGGCTCGTTGGCAACTTCCCGCAAGCGTTTTCGCATATCGCGCTGGTCAATTCCGCACTGGCGCTATCCAAGGCGGCCGATCATGTCAGCCAGCGCACGGGGGAACCGCCGTGCAGCTGA
- a CDS encoding DUF2252 family protein — translation MHDSTRILLEYNAGRDPERLTRKLDAIAADPFSFFRGTNNLYAASLADAALLHDAPRTLVCGDLHLENFGSFKGDNGLVYFDMNDFDEALAAPFTVDLVRVLSSLQVASFGWKLADEDAHNLCRRFLDTYAAALVEGKPRWVERATATGIVRDLLRALRKRNRAAYLAQRTERVGNRISLRIDGRRTLRASKDEARRARRILEAYGQQGNGQRFVAVDVARRIAGTGSLGLERYSVLARPENDPATLRLIDIKLSIPSVWAGVLGSACSVAPWHSEAGRVVDIQRVSQAISPALLRGVVYGAKGEKPKSYVVKSLQPTADRVALGSGKNVVANLDDALQTMAHVAAWCHLRGCGRHGTDLVEKVQDYAAGTAWRKSALKLAVHGRKVSLKQWAEFAEDYRQARGDRAA, via the coding sequence ATGCATGACAGCACCCGCATCCTGCTTGAATACAACGCCGGGCGTGATCCCGAAAGGCTTACCCGAAAACTGGATGCCATTGCCGCCGACCCGTTTTCATTTTTTCGCGGCACCAACAACCTGTACGCCGCGTCTCTGGCCGATGCCGCCTTGCTGCACGACGCGCCCCGCACGCTGGTCTGCGGCGACCTGCACCTTGAAAACTTCGGCAGCTTCAAGGGCGACAACGGCCTCGTCTACTTCGACATGAACGACTTTGACGAAGCCTTGGCGGCGCCGTTCACCGTCGACCTCGTGCGCGTGCTGTCGAGCCTGCAGGTGGCGTCATTCGGCTGGAAGCTGGCCGATGAAGACGCTCATAACCTGTGCCGGCGCTTTCTTGACACGTATGCGGCCGCGCTGGTGGAAGGCAAGCCCCGCTGGGTGGAGCGGGCAACCGCCACGGGCATCGTGCGCGATCTGTTGCGTGCCTTGCGCAAACGCAACCGCGCGGCCTACCTCGCGCAGCGCACCGAGCGCGTCGGCAACCGCATCTCGCTGCGCATTGACGGCCGCCGCACATTGCGTGCCAGCAAGGACGAGGCCCGCCGCGCGCGGCGCATTCTCGAGGCGTACGGACAGCAGGGCAACGGCCAGCGTTTCGTTGCCGTCGACGTAGCCCGGCGGATTGCCGGTACGGGCAGCCTGGGGCTTGAGCGTTATTCCGTGCTGGCTCGCCCCGAAAACGACCCCGCCACCCTGCGCCTGATCGACATCAAGCTGTCGATTCCGAGCGTATGGGCCGGCGTGCTGGGCAGCGCCTGCAGCGTGGCACCCTGGCATAGCGAGGCAGGGCGCGTTGTCGATATCCAGCGCGTTTCGCAGGCCATTTCGCCCGCGCTGCTGCGCGGCGTCGTCTACGGCGCCAAGGGCGAAAAGCCGAAGTCGTACGTCGTCAAGAGCCTGCAGCCGACGGCCGACCGTGTCGCGCTCGGCTCGGGCAAGAACGTGGTCGCCAATCTGGACGATGCACTGCAGACCATGGCGCACGTGGCGGCCTGGTGCCATCTGCGCGGCTGTGGCCGCCACGGGACGGATCTCGTGGAGAAGGTGCAGGACTACGCGGCCGGCACGGCGTGGCGCAAATCGGCGCTGAAGCTGGCGGTGCACGGCCGCAAGGTGTCGTTGAAGCAATGGGCCGAGTTTGCTGAGGACTACCGCCAGGCGCGTGGTGACAGGGCCGCTTAA
- a CDS encoding 3-deoxy-7-phosphoheptulonate synthase, whose amino-acid sequence MKNLDNPSHDREVGVADGTQDTTRIDDTRIGAVRPLISPALLLDELPVPADTQTLVEDTRRAISNILHGRDDRLLLIVGPCSIHDHDQALDYARHLKAAADALKDDLLIVMRVYFEKPRTTVGWKGYINDPRLDGSFRINEGLRAARQLLLDVNALGLPAATEFLDLLSPQYIADLIAWGAIGARTTESQSHRQLASGLSCPIGFKNGTDGGVQVASDAIIAARASHAFMGMTKMGMAAIFETRGNDDAHVILRGGKGGPNYGSEHIEAACAALRAAKLREQVMVDCSHANSNKSHERQIDVAQDLARQLSQGERRIVGVMVESNLEAGRQDLKPGVPLKYGVSITDACLSWTQTEPVLDILAEAVRHRRAYSYDG is encoded by the coding sequence ATGAAAAACCTCGACAACCCATCGCATGATCGCGAGGTGGGCGTTGCCGACGGCACGCAAGACACGACGCGTATCGACGACACCCGCATCGGTGCGGTGCGTCCGCTGATTTCTCCGGCGCTGCTGCTGGACGAGCTGCCCGTGCCGGCCGATACGCAGACGCTCGTTGAAGACACCCGCCGTGCCATCAGCAACATCCTGCACGGCCGTGACGATCGGCTGCTGCTGATCGTCGGCCCGTGCTCGATCCACGATCACGATCAGGCGCTCGATTACGCGCGCCACCTCAAGGCTGCCGCAGATGCACTGAAGGACGACCTGCTGATCGTGATGCGCGTCTACTTCGAGAAGCCGCGCACGACGGTCGGTTGGAAGGGATACATCAACGACCCGCGCCTGGACGGCAGCTTCCGCATCAATGAAGGGCTGCGGGCTGCGCGGCAACTGCTGCTCGACGTCAACGCGCTCGGGCTGCCCGCCGCGACCGAATTTCTCGACCTGCTGAGCCCGCAATACATTGCCGACCTCATCGCATGGGGCGCGATCGGCGCGCGCACGACAGAAAGCCAGAGCCATCGGCAGCTCGCCTCAGGCTTGAGCTGCCCCATCGGTTTCAAGAACGGCACGGACGGCGGCGTGCAGGTTGCCTCGGACGCGATCATCGCGGCGCGCGCCAGCCATGCGTTCATGGGGATGACGAAGATGGGCATGGCCGCGATCTTCGAGACACGCGGCAACGACGACGCGCACGTAATCCTGCGCGGCGGCAAGGGCGGGCCGAACTACGGCAGCGAGCACATCGAGGCGGCCTGCGCGGCGCTGCGCGCGGCAAAGTTGCGCGAACAGGTCATGGTGGACTGCTCGCACGCGAACTCAAACAAGTCGCATGAACGTCAGATCGACGTTGCGCAAGATCTGGCGCGGCAACTCTCGCAGGGCGAGCGCCGGATCGTCGGCGTGATGGTCGAAAGCAACCTTGAAGCAGGGCGCCAAGACCTGAAACCGGGTGTGCCGCTCAAGTACGGCGTGTCGATCACCGATGCGTGCCTGAGCTGGACCCAGACGGAGCCCGTACTCGACATACTCGCCGAGGCGGTGCGGCATCGGCGCGCGTATTCGTACGACGGGTAA
- a CDS encoding methyl-accepting chemotaxis protein: MSARLTIRTRLVLSVSILFLLALLIGVAGLLGLRDANRAHEQTFTNQFPSALALGESDLSLTRARTALDKAMLYPDDKGAMQLLDRTEELIVRSDEAWKKYLSLPRDDEEERLAKDVATKRDAASASLRDIIKALRAGDRATADKIMEKGVSKAFRDANDSSLALSKKQLAFSKANYDESRDAYARFRLIMIAAIVLALVVALWCAWSLLHAIVGPLNAALAQFDRIAAGDLTERVRIDRQDEMGRLLEGLARMQTALTDTVRRVRTGSESIGAATKQIAAGNADLSQRTEEQASSLEETASSMEEMTSIVRQNADNARQASQLADSASEVASQGGAVVTDVVATMREISASSRTVSEIIGVIDGIAFQTNILALNAAVEAARAGEQGRGFAVVAGEVRNLAQRSAAAAKEIKEMIEASLSKVETGSALAERAGSTMEDIVSSIRRVTDIMGEIAAASNEQSSGIEQVNKAVTLMDEATQQNAALVEQAAAAAESLEEQAQALNAAIAAFRLA, encoded by the coding sequence ATGTCCGCTCGCCTGACCATCCGCACCCGCCTGGTGCTTTCGGTTTCCATACTGTTCCTGCTCGCCTTGCTGATTGGCGTGGCCGGCTTGCTGGGGCTGCGCGATGCCAACCGCGCGCATGAGCAGACCTTTACCAACCAGTTTCCGTCCGCACTCGCGCTGGGCGAATCCGATCTGAGCCTGACGCGTGCCCGCACCGCGCTCGACAAGGCGATGCTGTATCCGGATGACAAGGGTGCGATGCAGTTGCTGGATCGTACGGAAGAACTCATCGTCCGCTCCGATGAAGCGTGGAAGAAATACCTGTCGCTGCCGCGCGACGACGAAGAGGAACGCCTGGCCAAGGACGTCGCCACCAAGCGCGACGCGGCTTCCGCCAGCCTGCGCGACATCATCAAGGCGCTTCGTGCTGGGGATCGCGCAACGGCGGACAAGATCATGGAAAAGGGCGTGTCCAAGGCCTTCCGTGATGCCAATGATTCGAGCCTCGCACTGAGCAAGAAGCAGTTGGCGTTTTCCAAGGCCAACTATGACGAATCGCGCGACGCTTACGCGCGCTTCCGCCTGATCATGATTGCCGCCATCGTCCTCGCGCTGGTCGTGGCGCTTTGGTGCGCGTGGTCGCTGCTGCATGCAATCGTCGGGCCGCTGAACGCCGCGCTGGCGCAGTTCGACCGCATTGCCGCGGGTGACCTGACCGAGCGTGTGCGCATCGATCGTCAGGACGAAATGGGCCGCCTGCTCGAAGGCCTGGCCCGCATGCAGACCGCACTGACCGATACCGTGCGCCGGGTGCGCACGGGCTCCGAGTCGATCGGTGCCGCCACCAAGCAGATTGCCGCCGGCAATGCAGACTTGTCGCAACGCACGGAAGAGCAGGCCAGCTCGCTGGAAGAAACCGCTTCCAGCATGGAAGAGATGACCTCCATCGTGCGCCAGAACGCCGACAACGCGCGCCAGGCCAGCCAGTTGGCCGACAGCGCATCGGAAGTCGCCAGCCAGGGCGGCGCCGTGGTGACCGATGTGGTGGCGACCATGCGCGAGATCAGCGCGTCGTCGCGCACAGTGTCGGAAATCATTGGCGTGATTGACGGCATTGCGTTCCAGACCAACATCCTGGCGCTCAACGCCGCCGTGGAAGCCGCCCGTGCCGGCGAGCAAGGTCGCGGCTTTGCCGTGGTGGCCGGCGAGGTGCGCAACCTTGCGCAGCGTAGCGCCGCAGCCGCGAAGGAAATCAAGGAAATGATCGAGGCGTCGCTCTCCAAGGTGGAGACCGGCAGCGCGCTGGCCGAACGCGCGGGCAGCACGATGGAAGACATCGTGTCGTCCATTCGCCGCGTGACCGACATCATGGGCGAAATTGCCGCCGCCTCGAATGAGCAAAGCTCGGGCATCGAGCAGGTCAACAAGGCCGTCACGCTCATGGATGAAGCCACCCAACAAAACGCGGCGCTGGTGGAGCAGGCCGCAGCCGCGGCTGAATCGCTGGAAGAACAGGCCCAGGCCCTGAACGCCGCCATCGCCGCATTCCGCCTCGCTTGA
- a CDS encoding MgtC/SapB family protein — protein sequence MTLQALAHLNIATLVDSFISLASAFALGSLIGFERQVRQRTAGLRTNALVAVAASAFVDMAAQIGTASDTTRVIAYVVSGVGFLGAGTIMKEGLNVRGLNTAATLWGSAAVGAATGSDLIGQAILITLFVLASNILLRPVVDRINRTPLDNQASEVTYTMCVISTSERQKEALADLERLLEEASYPISDLSVEPFGDDHVEIEAMLMSTAVNASELDRIVASLQSQPHVAQAFWNPSTTE from the coding sequence ACGCTGCAAGCCCTCGCCCATCTCAATATCGCCACGCTGGTGGATTCGTTCATCAGCCTTGCCTCGGCCTTTGCGCTGGGCTCACTCATCGGCTTTGAACGGCAGGTAAGACAGCGGACTGCGGGGCTGCGCACCAATGCGCTGGTGGCGGTGGCCGCATCGGCGTTCGTCGACATGGCGGCGCAGATCGGCACCGCATCGGACACCACCCGCGTGATCGCCTATGTGGTGTCGGGCGTCGGCTTTCTGGGGGCCGGCACCATCATGAAGGAAGGGCTGAACGTGCGCGGGCTGAACACCGCCGCCACGCTCTGGGGCTCCGCCGCTGTGGGTGCGGCGACCGGCTCCGATCTCATTGGGCAGGCCATTCTCATTACGCTGTTCGTGCTGGCCTCGAACATCCTGCTGCGGCCGGTGGTGGATCGCATCAACCGCACGCCGCTGGACAACCAGGCGAGCGAAGTCACGTACACCATGTGCGTCATCTCGACCAGCGAACGCCAGAAGGAGGCACTTGCCGATCTGGAACGCCTGCTCGAAGAAGCGAGCTACCCGATCAGCGATCTGTCGGTCGAACCGTTTGGCGACGACCACGTGGAAATTGAAGCCATGCTGATGTCGACCGCCGTGAACGCATCCGAGCTGGACCGCATCGTGGCGTCGCTGCAATCGCAGCCGCACGTGGCGCAGGCGTTCTGGAATCCGAGTACGACCGAATAA